One stretch of Pomacea canaliculata isolate SZHN2017 linkage group LG11, ASM307304v1, whole genome shotgun sequence DNA includes these proteins:
- the LOC112574811 gene encoding uncharacterized protein LOC112574811 isoform X1: MLRFFVFLLWVSPCVLTKATGSTNSSCQGAECLTKTWHNVSCRTKDDCDAHHTTCYRRVCRCHPGYFYTTHYTCTDTCSTDELQDTFTEYPDSALRENLIHSQDGLTLEACKGRCQTDKTCLTFDFKASGGLCRLHNVTAHQSPSYWSPKRSKGWTHYQKSCKSTFASDDTWYNLLCESSIDCPDPHSDCLKGRCQCNIVFDQAEEKCVVANSCLDWQAAGGIKSGVYTIDVRRNEPLAVWCDMDTADGGWTVIQRRRDFTVDFNRNWTEYVNGFGNLTGDFWLGLDAIDKMLTYGLIGTRMRVDLVAEFGKRRFAQYDYFYVSGPEYGYKLAVGYYSGNAGDGLKASYDGTFQTYDRKKDECVTLDVGAWWYPRGCSYQAGLNRDRMVWSDSGFVKFSEMKMKPWS, encoded by the exons ATGCTGCGATTCTTCGTATTTCTCCTGTGGGTGTCTCCTTGTGTCCTGACGAAGGCGACAGGAAG tacaaaTTCTAGTTGCCAAGGCGCTGAATGTCTGACAAAGACTTGGCACAATGTAAGCTGCAGGACTAAGGACGACTGCGATGCGCACCACACCACGTGCTACCGacgtgtgtgtaggtgtcaCCCCGGGTACTTCTATACCACACATTACAcgtgtactgaca cttgcaGCACAGACGAGTTACAGGACACCTTCACagagtatcctgacagcgctctacgtgaAAACCTCATTCATAGCCAGGATGGACTCACTCTGGAAGCCTGCAAGGGCAGGTGCCAAACTGACAAGacttgcctcacctttgatttcaaag CCAGTGGAGGTCTGTGTCGTCTCCATAATGTCACCGCTCATCAGTCTCCCTCATACTGGTCTCCTAAGCGGAgcaaaggctggacccactaccagaaatCCTGCAAGTCCACTTTTGCCTCAGACGATACCtggtacaacttactgtgtGAAAGCAGCATTGACTGTCCTGACCCACACAGCGATTGTTTGAAAGGCAGATGTCAATGTAATATTGTCTTCGATCAAGCCGAGGAGAAGTGTGTTGttgcaa aCTCATGTCTGGACTGGCAGGCAGCAGGCGGCATCAAGAGTGGGGTGTACACCATTGATGTAAGACGCAACGAACCTCTCGCcgtgtggtgtgacatggacacTGCGGACGGCGGCTGGACG GTCATCCAGAGACGTCGCGACTTCACAGTTGACTTCAACCGGAACTGGACAGAATATGTAAACGGGTTTGGTAACCTCACTGGAGATTTCTGGCTAG gcctAGACGCGATTGACAAAATGTTAACCTATGGACTAATTGGAACGCGCATGAGAGTGGACCTGGTGGCTGAGTTCGGGAAACGTCGTTTTGCGCAGTACGACTATTTCTATGTGTCCGGTCCTGAGTATGGCTACAAACTTGCCGTGGGCTACTACTCGGGTAACGCAG gagatGGGTTGAAAGCTAGTTATGATGGCACGTTTCAAACCTATGACCGAAAGAAGGACGAATGTGTCACATTAGATGTTGGCGCCTGGTGGTACCCGCGTGGCTGTAGCTACCAGGCTGGCCTCAACAGAGATCGAATGGTTTGGTCTGACAGCGGCTTCGTGAAGTTCTcggagatgaagatgaagccATGGTCCTAA
- the LOC112574811 gene encoding uncharacterized protein LOC112574811 isoform X2, with product MLRFFVFLLWVSPCVLTKATGSCQGAECLTKTWHNVSCRTKDDCDAHHTTCYRRVCRCHPGYFYTTHYTCTDTCSTDELQDTFTEYPDSALRENLIHSQDGLTLEACKGRCQTDKTCLTFDFKASGGLCRLHNVTAHQSPSYWSPKRSKGWTHYQKSCKSTFASDDTWYNLLCESSIDCPDPHSDCLKGRCQCNIVFDQAEEKCVVANSCLDWQAAGGIKSGVYTIDVRRNEPLAVWCDMDTADGGWTVIQRRRDFTVDFNRNWTEYVNGFGNLTGDFWLGLDAIDKMLTYGLIGTRMRVDLVAEFGKRRFAQYDYFYVSGPEYGYKLAVGYYSGNAGDGLKASYDGTFQTYDRKKDECVTLDVGAWWYPRGCSYQAGLNRDRMVWSDSGFVKFSEMKMKPWS from the exons ATGCTGCGATTCTTCGTATTTCTCCTGTGGGTGTCTCCTTGTGTCCTGACGAAGGCGACAGGAAG TTGCCAAGGCGCTGAATGTCTGACAAAGACTTGGCACAATGTAAGCTGCAGGACTAAGGACGACTGCGATGCGCACCACACCACGTGCTACCGacgtgtgtgtaggtgtcaCCCCGGGTACTTCTATACCACACATTACAcgtgtactgaca cttgcaGCACAGACGAGTTACAGGACACCTTCACagagtatcctgacagcgctctacgtgaAAACCTCATTCATAGCCAGGATGGACTCACTCTGGAAGCCTGCAAGGGCAGGTGCCAAACTGACAAGacttgcctcacctttgatttcaaag CCAGTGGAGGTCTGTGTCGTCTCCATAATGTCACCGCTCATCAGTCTCCCTCATACTGGTCTCCTAAGCGGAgcaaaggctggacccactaccagaaatCCTGCAAGTCCACTTTTGCCTCAGACGATACCtggtacaacttactgtgtGAAAGCAGCATTGACTGTCCTGACCCACACAGCGATTGTTTGAAAGGCAGATGTCAATGTAATATTGTCTTCGATCAAGCCGAGGAGAAGTGTGTTGttgcaa aCTCATGTCTGGACTGGCAGGCAGCAGGCGGCATCAAGAGTGGGGTGTACACCATTGATGTAAGACGCAACGAACCTCTCGCcgtgtggtgtgacatggacacTGCGGACGGCGGCTGGACG GTCATCCAGAGACGTCGCGACTTCACAGTTGACTTCAACCGGAACTGGACAGAATATGTAAACGGGTTTGGTAACCTCACTGGAGATTTCTGGCTAG gcctAGACGCGATTGACAAAATGTTAACCTATGGACTAATTGGAACGCGCATGAGAGTGGACCTGGTGGCTGAGTTCGGGAAACGTCGTTTTGCGCAGTACGACTATTTCTATGTGTCCGGTCCTGAGTATGGCTACAAACTTGCCGTGGGCTACTACTCGGGTAACGCAG gagatGGGTTGAAAGCTAGTTATGATGGCACGTTTCAAACCTATGACCGAAAGAAGGACGAATGTGTCACATTAGATGTTGGCGCCTGGTGGTACCCGCGTGGCTGTAGCTACCAGGCTGGCCTCAACAGAGATCGAATGGTTTGGTCTGACAGCGGCTTCGTGAAGTTCTcggagatgaagatgaagccATGGTCCTAA
- the LOC112574811 gene encoding ficolin-1-like isoform X3, translated as MLRFFVFLLWVSPCVLTKATGSCRTKDDCDAHHTTCYRRVCRCHPGYFYTTHYTCTDTCSTDELQDTFTEYPDSALRENLIHSQDGLTLEACKGRCQTDKTCLTFDFKASGGLCRLHNVTAHQSPSYWSPKRSKGWTHYQKSCKSTFASDDTWYNLLCESSIDCPDPHSDCLKGRCQCNIVFDQAEEKCVVANSCLDWQAAGGIKSGVYTIDVRRNEPLAVWCDMDTADGGWTVIQRRRDFTVDFNRNWTEYVNGFGNLTGDFWLGLDAIDKMLTYGLIGTRMRVDLVAEFGKRRFAQYDYFYVSGPEYGYKLAVGYYSGNAGDGLKASYDGTFQTYDRKKDECVTLDVGAWWYPRGCSYQAGLNRDRMVWSDSGFVKFSEMKMKPWS; from the exons ATGCTGCGATTCTTCGTATTTCTCCTGTGGGTGTCTCCTTGTGTCCTGACGAAGGCGACAGGAAG CTGCAGGACTAAGGACGACTGCGATGCGCACCACACCACGTGCTACCGacgtgtgtgtaggtgtcaCCCCGGGTACTTCTATACCACACATTACAcgtgtactgaca cttgcaGCACAGACGAGTTACAGGACACCTTCACagagtatcctgacagcgctctacgtgaAAACCTCATTCATAGCCAGGATGGACTCACTCTGGAAGCCTGCAAGGGCAGGTGCCAAACTGACAAGacttgcctcacctttgatttcaaag CCAGTGGAGGTCTGTGTCGTCTCCATAATGTCACCGCTCATCAGTCTCCCTCATACTGGTCTCCTAAGCGGAgcaaaggctggacccactaccagaaatCCTGCAAGTCCACTTTTGCCTCAGACGATACCtggtacaacttactgtgtGAAAGCAGCATTGACTGTCCTGACCCACACAGCGATTGTTTGAAAGGCAGATGTCAATGTAATATTGTCTTCGATCAAGCCGAGGAGAAGTGTGTTGttgcaa aCTCATGTCTGGACTGGCAGGCAGCAGGCGGCATCAAGAGTGGGGTGTACACCATTGATGTAAGACGCAACGAACCTCTCGCcgtgtggtgtgacatggacacTGCGGACGGCGGCTGGACG GTCATCCAGAGACGTCGCGACTTCACAGTTGACTTCAACCGGAACTGGACAGAATATGTAAACGGGTTTGGTAACCTCACTGGAGATTTCTGGCTAG gcctAGACGCGATTGACAAAATGTTAACCTATGGACTAATTGGAACGCGCATGAGAGTGGACCTGGTGGCTGAGTTCGGGAAACGTCGTTTTGCGCAGTACGACTATTTCTATGTGTCCGGTCCTGAGTATGGCTACAAACTTGCCGTGGGCTACTACTCGGGTAACGCAG gagatGGGTTGAAAGCTAGTTATGATGGCACGTTTCAAACCTATGACCGAAAGAAGGACGAATGTGTCACATTAGATGTTGGCGCCTGGTGGTACCCGCGTGGCTGTAGCTACCAGGCTGGCCTCAACAGAGATCGAATGGTTTGGTCTGACAGCGGCTTCGTGAAGTTCTcggagatgaagatgaagccATGGTCCTAA